The Amycolatopsis umgeniensis DNA segment CCAGGCCGAGAACCTGCCACTGCCCCGGCAGATCGCTCCGCCTTGGACCGTGGACGAGCGGTGTCTCGCCCAGGTCGCAGATCTGGACGCCTACGTCTGACACCGCTCGGACATGAAGAAGGGCCGCGACCTGGGTGAGGTTCGCGGCCCTTCTTCATGCTCGACGCGGCGTCAGTGGAAGCTGTCACCACAGGCGCAGCTGCCGGTCGCGTTGGGGTTGTCGATCGTGAAGCCCTGCTTCTCGATCGAGTCGACGAAGTCGATCACGGCGCTCGACACGTACGGCGCGCTCATCCGGTCGACGGCCACGCGGAGCCCGTCGAAGTCACGGAACAGGTCACCGTCGAGCGTGCGCTCGTCGAAGAACAGCTGGTAGCGCAGGCCCGCGCACCCACCGGGCTGGACGGCGATGCGCAGGTGCATGTCGTCGCGGCCCTCCTGCTCGAGCAGGGCCTTCGCCTTGACGGCGGCGGCGTCGGTCAACGTGACGCCGTGGGTCTCCTCGGCGGTTTCGGCCTGAGCTGCGGCTGCCTGCTCAGCGGTCGTCATGGTTCTCCCTCTGGTCGAACTCGCTGCGGGTACTCGTCTTGCACATGGTCCAACACGTCGGAGTCCCGATCTGTTCCCCTCCATGGTGACATATCGCTCGGCCTGGTGCGTGACACCGTGACGCCTGCAACTACCCTGGTGAGGTGAGGTTCCTGCGCCGTAGCACCACAGACTCCGCCACGACCGACACCGACACCCTGGACAACGAGGGTGTCGAGGTCCAGGCCAAGGCGTACACGCCCGGAAAGGGCAAGGCCACGCCCAAGCGGCGTGAAGCCGAGGCCAAGCGCCGTGGCCCGGTGGCGCCCCCGCCGACCAACATGCGGGAGGCGATGAAGCGCAACAAGGAACTCCGCAAGTCCGCGAAGGCCGACCCGGAGTACAAGGCGAAGCAGCGCAACGCGGCCAAGGAACGCCGCGAGAAGATGATGGCGGGCGACGACAAGTACCTGCTCCCGCGCGACCGCGGCCCGGTCAAGGCCTACGTGCGCGACCTGGTCGACTCGCGGCGCAACCTGCTCGGTCTCTTCATGCCGCTCGCGATCCTGGTGTTCGTCGCCCTGCTGGTGCCGTACCCGGACGTGCAGCGCTACGCGACGCTGCTGTGCACCGTGATGCTGCTCGGCATGATCGTCGAGGGCGTCCTCAGCGGCCGCAGGATCTCCAAGATGGTCCGGTTGAAGTTCCCGAGCGAGACGATCAAGGGAACGTCGATCGGCTGGTACTCCTTCATCCGCGCGAGCCAGATCCGCAAGCTGCGCGTCCCCAAGCCGCGGGTCAAACCCGGCGACACGGTCTGAGCACCGGTCGGCGGAGCAGGCGAAACCCGGGTCGTTAGCATGGCTAACGACCTGGGGTAGAGTCCTGCCCATGGAGTTTCGACGCCTAGGCCGCAGCGGCCTCAATGTCAGTGAGATCTCGTACGGCAACTGGCTCACCCACGGGTCCCAGGTGGAAGAGGACCAGGCCCAGGCCTGCATCAAGGCGGCGCTCGACGTCGGCATCACCACGTTCGACACCGCCGACGTCTACGCCAACACGGCCGCCGAATCGGTGCTCGGCCGCGGCCTGAAGGGCCTGCGCCGCGAAAGCCTGGAGATCTTCACCAAGGTCTACTGGCCGACCGGCCCCAAGGGGCCCAACGACCAGGGTCTCGGCCGCAAGCACATCATCGAGTCGGCGAACGCTTCGCTCAAGCGGCTCGGCACCGACTACGTGGACCTCTACCAGGCGCACCGGTTCGACCGGACCGTCCCGCTCGAAGAGACGTTCCTCGCCTTCGCCGACCTCGTCCGCCAGGGCAAGGTGCTCTACATCGGTGTCTCGGAGTGGACCGCCGAGCAGATCACCCGGGGCGCGGCGATCGCCCGCGAGCTGAAGGTGCCGTTCGTCTCGAACCAGCCGCAGTACAACGCGCTGTGGCGGGTCATCGAGGCGCAGGTCGTCCCGGCGTCCGAACGCGAAGGGCTCAGCCAGATCGTCTGGTCGCCGATCGCGCAGGGTGTGCTCACCGGTAAGTACAAGCCCGGTCAGCCGCTGCCCGAGGGCTCCCGCGCGACGGACGAGAAGGGTGGCGCCAACATGGTCGCCCGCTTCCTCAACGACGACGTCCTCGAGCGCGTCCAGCGGCTTCAGCCGATCGCGGACAAGGCGGGCCTGACGATGGCCCAGCTGTCCGTGGCGTGGGTGCTGCAGAACCCGAACGTCGCCTCGGCGATCATCGGCGCCTCGCGGCCGGAGCAGGTGCACGAGAACGTGAAGGCGGCCGGCGTGAAGCTGGACGCGGATCTGCTCGCCGCGATCGACGAGGCGCTCGACGGCGTCACCGAGACCGACCCGACGCTGACCCGCTCGCCCTGATTCCCTCGCGGGTGGTCGGCTGAGCTTTCCCTCACTCGGCCGACCACCCGCGTCAGTCGCCGTGCACGCGGGACTGGTAAGCGATCTGACCGTCGAGGTCGAGGGCGTCGCCAGGGGCGCGCAAGGGATCGATTCCCAAGCCCCGCAACAACCTGCTCGCACCGGCGACGCGATCACCCGTACGGCCGTCGAGGCGCTCCGGCCGGTGGCCCCGCTGGATCAGCAGGCCCTCGACGTCGTCGATCAGCCGGTACGGGTCGTAGACCTGCTGTTCAGGCATGGCCACCCCCGGGAACCCAGGTCTGCCCGGTAATCCTCTCGTAGACCTCGGTGTAGCGCTTGCGGGTCGCCTCGACGATCTCGTCGGGGATCTCCGGACCGGGCGGCGTCTTGTCCCAGCCGGTGGTGGTGGACCAGTCGCGGACGAACTGCTTGTCGAACGCGTGCTGCGTCCGGCCCGGCTCGTAGTCGTCGGCGGGCCAGAAACGCGACGAGTCGGACGTGAGGACCTCGTCCCCGAGCGTCAGCACACCGTCGGCGTCGAAACCGAATTCGATCTTGGTGTCGGCGATGATGATGCCGTTCTTCGCCGCGTGCTCCGCGCCCTTGGTATAGACCTCGAGCGTCAGATCGCGGATGCGATCCGCTGTCTCCTTGCCGATGTCGTTCACGACGTCGGCGAAGGTCATGAACTCGTCGTGGCCGGTGTCGGAGATCTTCGTGGTGGGCGTGAAGATCGGCTCGGGGAGCTTGTCCGCTTCGATGAGACCGGCGGGCAGTTCGACACCCGAAACCTTGCCGTCACGCCGGTACTCGCGCATGCCGAGACCGGTGAGGTAACCCCGCGCGATGCATTCGACCTGGATCATCTTCAGCGGTTTGCACCGCATGGCACGGCCCGCGAATTCGGCGGGCACGTCCGTCGTGGAGACGACGTGGTTCGGCACCACGTCGGCCATCTTTTCGAACCACCAGGCGGAAAGCTGGTTCAGCAGCGCGCCCTTGTCCGGAATCGGGGTCGGCAGCGAGACGTCGTAGACCGAAACGCGATCCGACGCGACGAGCAGAATGTCGCCGTCGATTTCGTATAGGTCCCGCACTTTACCCGCGTGAATGTGCTTCATGCCCCGTCCTCGATGTTGTATTCGTAGAAAACCCAATGGTCCGGCAGGGCCGCCGATTCGCCGTACTCGAGTACGTCGCCCTCCGAAGAGAGAAATCTGTTGCGGCTCAACAAGATCGCCGAACCTTCGGCCACGCCGAGCTCCTTCGCCTCCTCGGCACCCGCCAGCCCCGCGGCGTGCTGAGAATGAGTCGACTTCAGAACCCGGCCTGTCCGGTCCGCGACGTATTTCACCGTGCCTTCGACGATCCGCACCGGTTCGAACAGCAACGGCGCCTTCGCCGCGACAGCGCCGTCGAACCACGAGACCGACGTGGACACCGGTTGTTCCTGGCCCGCGTACGTGGTCCTCCGCCGCCGGATCGCGGGAGCGCCCTCTTCGATGCCGAGCGCGCCCGCCACCCGTTCCGGCGCCGGGACGAGCCCGGCTTGACGGATTTTCGCGTAGTGGCCCGGTGGATAGACCTTGCCGGTTCGCGCGATCGAGATCGTCCGATCGTGCGCGGAGCGGTGCAGCGATCTGGTCTGCACCACTGTCCCGATCCCGCGTACCGCGCGGACCAGACCTTCCGCCCGGAGCGTCGAGAGCACCTTCATCGCGGTCGCCATCGCGACGTTCCAGTTTCTGGCGATCTCACGCGCGGACGGAACCGCGTCACCTTCCTTGAGCCTGCCCGAAACGATGTCGTCGCGGATGTTTCCCGCGATCTGGAGGTACGGCGGTTCGGGTCTGTCGACGGCTGGCAAGGTGACTCCTCACAAGGTCGCGCGGTGCGCACAAGCGTTCTAGCACACCAAGGGGCGAGCACCAAGGATCCTGCTCACACCCCATTATTACGTACTAGT contains these protein-coding regions:
- a CDS encoding phosphoribosylaminoimidazolesuccinocarboxamide synthase, which translates into the protein MKHIHAGKVRDLYEIDGDILLVASDRVSVYDVSLPTPIPDKGALLNQLSAWWFEKMADVVPNHVVSTTDVPAEFAGRAMRCKPLKMIQVECIARGYLTGLGMREYRRDGKVSGVELPAGLIEADKLPEPIFTPTTKISDTGHDEFMTFADVVNDIGKETADRIRDLTLEVYTKGAEHAAKNGIIIADTKIEFGFDADGVLTLGDEVLTSDSSRFWPADDYEPGRTQHAFDKQFVRDWSTTTGWDKTPPGPEIPDEIVEATRKRYTEVYERITGQTWVPGGGHA
- a CDS encoding aldo/keto reductase family protein, translating into MEFRRLGRSGLNVSEISYGNWLTHGSQVEEDQAQACIKAALDVGITTFDTADVYANTAAESVLGRGLKGLRRESLEIFTKVYWPTGPKGPNDQGLGRKHIIESANASLKRLGTDYVDLYQAHRFDRTVPLEETFLAFADLVRQGKVLYIGVSEWTAEQITRGAAIARELKVPFVSNQPQYNALWRVIEAQVVPASEREGLSQIVWSPIAQGVLTGKYKPGQPLPEGSRATDEKGGANMVARFLNDDVLERVQRLQPIADKAGLTMAQLSVAWVLQNPNVASAIIGASRPEQVHENVKAAGVKLDADLLAAIDEALDGVTETDPTLTRSP
- a CDS encoding HesB/IscA family protein, with the protein product MTTAEQAAAAQAETAEETHGVTLTDAAAVKAKALLEQEGRDDMHLRIAVQPGGCAGLRYQLFFDERTLDGDLFRDFDGLRVAVDRMSAPYVSSAVIDFVDSIEKQGFTIDNPNATGSCACGDSFH
- a CDS encoding DUF3043 domain-containing protein yields the protein MRFLRRSTTDSATTDTDTLDNEGVEVQAKAYTPGKGKATPKRREAEAKRRGPVAPPPTNMREAMKRNKELRKSAKADPEYKAKQRNAAKERREKMMAGDDKYLLPRDRGPVKAYVRDLVDSRRNLLGLFMPLAILVFVALLVPYPDVQRYATLLCTVMLLGMIVEGVLSGRRISKMVRLKFPSETIKGTSIGWYSFIRASQIRKLRVPKPRVKPGDTV
- a CDS encoding GntR family transcriptional regulator, translating into MPAVDRPEPPYLQIAGNIRDDIVSGRLKEGDAVPSAREIARNWNVAMATAMKVLSTLRAEGLVRAVRGIGTVVQTRSLHRSAHDRTISIARTGKVYPPGHYAKIRQAGLVPAPERVAGALGIEEGAPAIRRRRTTYAGQEQPVSTSVSWFDGAVAAKAPLLFEPVRIVEGTVKYVADRTGRVLKSTHSQHAAGLAGAEEAKELGVAEGSAILLSRNRFLSSEGDVLEYGESAALPDHWVFYEYNIEDGA